One window from the genome of Bacteroidota bacterium encodes:
- a CDS encoding 4Fe-4S dicluster domain-containing protein, whose protein sequence is MAVLITDDCISCQACEVECPNNAIYAAGDEWNLGGESHPALNDDHTYIAFDKCTECVGFHDEPQCIPACPSDAIVPDPDRQESEEELLAKKAKLDEIGR, encoded by the coding sequence ATGGCAGTTTTAATTACTGACGATTGCATATCATGCCAGGCATGTGAAGTTGAATGTCCAAATAACGCAATATATGCAGCAGGCGACGAATGGAACCTCGGTGGCGAATCACATCCTGCTCTTAATGATGATCATACATATATCGCTTTTGATAAATGTACTGAATGCGTTGGTTTCCACGATGAACCACAGTGTATTCCTGCTTGCCCGTCCGACGCAATCGTTCCCGATCCTGACAGACAGGAAAGTGAAGAAGAACTTCTTGCTAAAAAAGCAAAATTGGATGAAATAGGAAGATAA
- the cdd gene encoding cytidine deaminase encodes MNHKELALKAREAQSGSYSPYSKFRVGAALLTSDGEVVLGANVENASYGLSICAERTAIVKAITEGKKNFKAIAVVGDMDDFCTPCGACRQFLAEFCRKDFEIVLINSKDEIKILSMDEILPHSFGGEHLK; translated from the coding sequence ATGAATCACAAAGAACTTGCCCTGAAAGCACGCGAAGCTCAGTCGGGAAGTTACTCCCCGTATTCCAAATTTAGAGTAGGTGCGGCACTACTTACCAGCGATGGTGAAGTGGTGCTTGGCGCCAATGTTGAAAATGCATCTTACGGATTAAGTATCTGTGCTGAACGAACAGCCATAGTGAAAGCAATCACAGAAGGGAAGAAGAATTTCAAAGCGATCGCCGTTGTTGGTGACATGGATGATTTCTGTACTCCCTGCGGAGCCTGCAGGCAATTCCTTGCGGAATTTTGCCGTAAGGATTTCGAAATCGTTTTGATAAATTCGAAAGATGAAATAAAAATCCTCTCGATGGATGAGATTTTACCTCACTCGTTTGGCGGGGAACACCTTAAATAG
- the glnA gene encoding type I glutamate--ammonia ligase, producing MSDRSSQIENILSFAKDNHIEFVDLKFMDFPGQWQHVTIPIQEFDSKSFDNGFGFDGSSLRGWKRINESDMLILPDPATMFVDPFVKAPTISLICDVYEPATREKYSRCPRYIANKAVDFLKSTGIADTAYYGPEAEFFVFDDVRFEVGNNFSYFEVDSIEGRWNSGRQENPNLGYKTRYKEGYFPVPPTDMLMDLRNEMVQNLINVGIEVEAQHHEVASGGQCEIDMKFKPLLKAADQLLLFKYVVKNTATKNNKTVTYMPKPIYGDNGSGMHVHVSLWKNNEPLFAGNGYAGLSEMALYFIGGLLKHAPSLLAFTNPTTNSYKRLVPGFEAPVNLAYSQRNRSASIRIPMYNMSPKAKRVEFRCPDPSGNPYLGFAAILMAGLDGIMNRIDPGDPLDKDIYDMSPEELKDVPSTPPSLEAALQALAEDHDYLTRGDVFTSDVIETWINYKMDREVKPMALRPHPYEYDMYYDC from the coding sequence ATGAGCGACAGATCATCTCAGATCGAAAATATCCTTTCGTTTGCGAAGGATAACCACATTGAGTTTGTGGATCTTAAATTTATGGATTTCCCCGGGCAGTGGCAGCATGTCACCATACCGATACAGGAGTTTGACTCAAAGTCATTTGATAACGGTTTCGGATTTGACGGTTCTTCTTTGAGAGGGTGGAAGAGGATCAACGAATCGGACATGCTTATTTTACCTGATCCCGCAACAATGTTTGTCGACCCTTTTGTCAAAGCGCCAACAATAAGCCTGATTTGTGATGTTTATGAACCAGCCACGAGAGAAAAATATTCCCGTTGCCCGAGATATATTGCGAACAAGGCAGTTGACTTTTTGAAATCGACCGGAATTGCTGATACCGCCTACTATGGACCTGAAGCGGAGTTTTTTGTTTTTGATGATGTGAGATTCGAAGTTGGCAACAATTTTAGCTATTTTGAAGTTGATTCGATAGAAGGAAGATGGAATTCAGGAAGACAGGAAAATCCAAATCTCGGATACAAGACAAGATATAAAGAAGGATATTTTCCGGTTCCTCCAACTGACATGTTGATGGATCTTCGCAATGAAATGGTGCAGAATCTTATCAATGTAGGTATTGAAGTTGAGGCACAGCATCATGAAGTGGCGAGCGGTGGTCAGTGCGAAATTGACATGAAATTCAAGCCCCTGTTGAAAGCGGCTGATCAGTTGTTGCTCTTCAAATATGTGGTAAAAAACACCGCAACAAAAAACAATAAAACTGTAACCTACATGCCAAAACCAATCTATGGTGACAATGGAAGTGGTATGCATGTACATGTAAGTCTCTGGAAGAACAACGAACCTCTTTTTGCAGGTAACGGATATGCCGGTTTGAGTGAGATGGCTCTCTACTTTATTGGCGGACTGCTGAAACACGCTCCTTCACTTCTTGCATTTACAAATCCTACAACCAACAGCTACAAGAGACTGGTACCCGGATTCGAAGCTCCTGTTAATCTTGCTTACTCACAGAGAAATCGAAGTGCATCAATCAGAATTCCGATGTACAATATGTCACCGAAAGCCAAAAGAGTTGAGTTCAGATGTCCCGATCCTTCGGGCAACCCGTATTTGGGATTTGCAGCAATTTTGATGGCAGGACTCGATGGAATTATGAACCGTATCGATCCGGGTGATCCGCTTGACAAAGATATCTATGACATGTCACCCGAGGAGTTGAAGGATGTACCATCAACACCTCCGTCACTTGAGGCAGCACTTCAGGCTCTTGCCGAGGATCATGATTACCTCACAAGAGGCGATGTCTTCACTTCAGATGTTATTGAGACATGGATCAACTACAAGATGGACAGGGAAGTGAAGCCGATGGCGCTCAGACCCCATCCTTATGAATACGACATGTATTACGATTGTTAG
- a CDS encoding glycosyltransferase encodes MKITSSVIISFYKNLKYLELVLSGFERQDNKDFEVIIADDGSPPDVVRHVEKMGGNTSFPLLHLWHPDKGFRKNKILNKSITAARSDYIIFVDGDCIPHAKFVSGYLNHRSYGVALTGRRVNLSDKITRQLTPENVKAGWLEKNFTQVVLDGLFGDSFDVEKGFYSENRQILKFFNRKKRGIVGCNFGLYREDLLRVNGFDERYEAASVGEDSDIQYRLELLGIKVKSLNHIAVQYHLNHKLQPRPQENLDLFDQVKRERNAFTPFGITRT; translated from the coding sequence TTGAAAATCACATCGTCGGTAATTATCTCATTTTACAAAAATCTGAAATATCTCGAACTTGTACTTTCCGGTTTTGAAAGACAGGACAACAAAGATTTTGAGGTGATAATTGCCGACGATGGTTCGCCTCCCGATGTGGTCAGGCATGTGGAAAAAATGGGAGGCAACACTTCTTTCCCTCTCCTCCACCTGTGGCATCCCGATAAAGGATTCCGAAAAAACAAAATCCTCAATAAATCGATTACGGCAGCCCGATCAGATTATATAATCTTTGTGGATGGCGATTGTATTCCACATGCAAAATTTGTGTCTGGATATCTGAACCACAGATCATATGGTGTCGCTCTGACGGGGAGAAGAGTTAACCTCTCTGACAAGATTACACGGCAACTGACACCTGAAAATGTAAAAGCTGGATGGCTTGAGAAAAATTTTACTCAAGTTGTTTTGGATGGACTTTTCGGAGACTCATTCGATGTCGAAAAAGGTTTTTATTCTGAAAACCGGCAGATTCTTAAATTCTTTAACAGGAAGAAAAGGGGAATTGTCGGCTGTAACTTTGGCCTCTACCGCGAAGACCTCCTTCGAGTGAATGGATTTGATGAACGCTACGAAGCTGCATCTGTGGGTGAAGACTCTGACATACAATACCGGCTCGAACTTCTGGGGATAAAAGTCAAATCATTAAATCATATCGCTGTACAATACCACCTCAATCACAAACTCCAACCCCGCCCGCAGGAAAACCTCGATCTTTTTGATCAGGTAAAAAGAGAAAGGAATGCTTTCACACCTTTTGGGATTACAAGAACCTGA
- a CDS encoding Lrp/AsnC family transcriptional regulator: MLDEIDIKALNILQDNAKTSRSQLAEVFGMSIPSISDRLHKLEDKGIIQGYYTKIDRKKFGYDIMVFITVISESSSQYSHLIENASKHNNILECHSILGEGSHILKAVVKNSESLEKLLAEIQQWPGVLSTRTSFVLSTLKETTKINL; the protein is encoded by the coding sequence ATGCTTGACGAAATAGATATTAAGGCTCTGAACATTCTACAGGACAATGCAAAGACGAGCCGTAGCCAGCTTGCCGAGGTTTTTGGGATGTCCATTCCTTCAATAAGTGACCGCCTGCACAAACTTGAGGATAAAGGGATAATTCAGGGATACTACACAAAGATAGACCGAAAAAAATTCGGTTATGACATAATGGTATTCATTACGGTAATATCGGAATCATCCTCCCAGTACAGTCACTTGATCGAGAATGCATCCAAGCATAATAACATACTCGAATGTCATTCGATACTTGGAGAGGGGAGCCATATCCTGAAAGCTGTTGTAAAAAATTCCGAATCACTGGAAAAACTGCTGGCGGAAATTCAGCAGTGGCCCGGGGTGCTCTCAACCCGCACTTCCTTTGTTTTATCGACTCTAAAAGAAACCACAAAAATAAACTTGTAA
- a CDS encoding peptidase C1: MKKLFVSALVLMFFVPAIFAQNNSTKVTFYEAKGGYWDTIQKGIDTYLESVNPKLKKPSWKADFSGISKPSGPADFKFAWHNKPESQGRTGTCWCFSTTSFFESEVKRLTGKEVQISELYTVYWEYVEKALRYAQERGNSALGEGSQGNAVQKNFKKYGAVPYSAYSGMLPGQKFIDHQKLFEEFYAFLTKAKENNTWAEGFIENNVKAILNKYMGAPPDKFDYEGKTYTPETFLKNYLQINPDDYVALISVKNQPYGSYIIYDVPDNWWRNSDYYNIPLDDFMQTLKDAVKKGYTVALAGDVSEPGINGFEGVGIIPDFDIKPADINEDSRIFRFLNGQTTDDHGIHCVGSTEKDGVTWFLIRESAAGSFNSPNPGYMSYREDYVKLKMMSYMIHKSAVKGLK, from the coding sequence ATGAAAAAGTTATTCGTTTCGGCATTAGTCTTAATGTTTTTTGTTCCTGCAATTTTTGCTCAGAACAATTCCACCAAAGTTACTTTTTATGAAGCAAAGGGTGGATACTGGGATACGATTCAAAAGGGGATAGATACTTATTTGGAATCAGTTAATCCAAAACTTAAAAAGCCTTCCTGGAAAGCTGATTTTTCCGGAATAAGCAAACCTTCCGGTCCGGCCGATTTCAAATTTGCCTGGCACAACAAGCCCGAATCCCAGGGAAGAACGGGTACCTGCTGGTGTTTCTCGACCACCTCATTTTTCGAATCGGAAGTAAAAAGACTGACAGGTAAGGAAGTACAGATTTCTGAACTCTATACCGTTTATTGGGAGTATGTCGAGAAGGCTCTCCGCTACGCACAGGAAAGGGGTAACTCTGCATTGGGAGAGGGTTCTCAGGGGAATGCTGTTCAGAAAAATTTTAAGAAATATGGCGCAGTCCCGTATTCGGCTTATTCGGGGATGTTGCCGGGACAAAAATTCATTGATCACCAAAAACTGTTCGAGGAATTTTATGCCTTTCTGACCAAAGCCAAAGAAAATAACACATGGGCTGAGGGATTCATTGAAAACAATGTGAAGGCAATCCTCAATAAATATATGGGAGCTCCACCTGACAAATTTGATTATGAAGGAAAAACCTACACTCCTGAGACATTTTTGAAGAATTATCTTCAGATCAATCCGGATGATTATGTCGCCTTAATTTCCGTTAAAAATCAGCCTTATGGTTCATATATCATTTATGATGTTCCTGATAACTGGTGGAGAAACAGCGACTACTACAACATTCCCCTCGATGATTTTATGCAAACCCTGAAAGATGCTGTCAAAAAAGGCTACACCGTAGCTCTGGCAGGAGATGTTTCAGAGCCGGGAATAAACGGATTTGAAGGGGTGGGAATAATCCCTGATTTTGATATTAAACCCGCTGACATCAATGAAGATTCGAGAATATTCCGTTTCCTGAATGGACAGACCACCGATGATCATGGTATTCATTGTGTCGGTTCCACTGAGAAAGATGGAGTCACCTGGTTTCTGATAAGGGAATCTGCTGCCGGCTCATTCAACTCACCAAATCCCGGTTACATGTCGTACAGGGAAGACTATGTAAAACTGAAAATGATGAGTTACATGATACATAAAAGTGCAGTAAAAGGATTAAAATAG
- a CDS encoding ATP-binding protein, which produces MKKKIPSLTPNYAGLIEEGAYFIDKTQFIRQLEDFNFKYLFFLRPRRFGKSLLISMLEHYYGIQHKEKFDELFGQYFIGQPGNVTPLRNSYYILNFSFSGIETDVESEIKRKFEVEIRTALKSFLYKYGIGEDIEINQNLNIDGSSELLRNFMTLFRKYKSDGKIYLLIDEYDHFTNELFSFNKDHFKEIVSRNGWVRKFYEVIKQFMGEGIIDRFFATGVTPVTLDSMTSGFNVAQNITLDHKFHNLAGFTEAELRGMIENTIYEEGRFDVDIVVSDMRSWYNGSRFSPDSSERLYNPQMVITFLSNFSRNFTYPREMADQNVTSDYKKIANILAPLSQEESDEVISTVLETDRFSERLTIQYNFELPYRKTEAVSLLFYNGLLTIEGERFQVYDYVIPNYVIKVMYWEYFRYLFETRHKIQYDSIPVRDALIEMSESGKIDKLVEYVHSVLKNLSNRDLQKFSEKNIKMIFMTLLMGNNAYFVKSELENNEGYADLVLLPTKLNPGRDNFLLELKYLKKSSKENLEMEKIKAAEQVSRYKAKLEAEGMMCKAFAIVFTGKSDFAVVEGE; this is translated from the coding sequence ATGAAGAAGAAGATTCCGTCATTAACACCGAATTATGCAGGTCTTATTGAAGAAGGTGCATATTTTATAGACAAAACTCAATTCATCAGGCAACTTGAGGATTTTAACTTTAAGTATTTGTTCTTTCTTCGTCCCCGCCGATTCGGAAAATCACTCCTTATTTCAATGCTCGAGCATTACTACGGCATTCAACATAAAGAGAAATTTGATGAGTTGTTCGGGCAATACTTTATTGGACAACCGGGAAATGTTACACCGTTGAGGAACAGTTATTACATCCTGAATTTTAGCTTTAGTGGAATAGAGACAGATGTAGAGAGTGAAATCAAACGGAAGTTTGAAGTGGAAATAAGAACAGCGCTTAAAAGTTTCCTTTACAAATATGGTATCGGTGAAGATATCGAGATTAATCAAAATCTGAATATAGACGGTAGCAGTGAACTGTTGAGAAATTTTATGACATTGTTTAGGAAGTATAAATCAGATGGAAAAATATATCTTTTAATTGACGAATACGACCACTTCACAAATGAACTTTTTTCCTTCAATAAGGATCACTTCAAAGAGATTGTTTCCCGGAACGGATGGGTACGGAAATTCTATGAAGTAATAAAGCAGTTCATGGGTGAGGGGATAATTGACCGGTTCTTTGCGACGGGTGTTACACCAGTAACTTTGGACAGCATGACAAGTGGATTTAATGTCGCACAAAACATTACACTCGACCATAAATTCCATAATTTGGCAGGATTCACTGAAGCCGAACTTCGAGGGATGATTGAAAATACCATTTACGAAGAAGGCAGATTTGATGTTGATATCGTAGTTTCCGATATGCGATCCTGGTACAACGGAAGCAGATTCTCACCCGATTCATCAGAAAGACTGTATAATCCTCAAATGGTAATCACATTTCTTTCCAACTTCAGCAGAAATTTTACATATCCGCGGGAAATGGCAGATCAAAATGTAACATCGGATTACAAAAAGATTGCGAATATACTTGCACCGTTATCTCAGGAAGAGTCGGATGAAGTTATATCCACAGTATTGGAGACTGACAGATTCTCTGAAAGACTTACGATCCAATATAATTTTGAATTACCCTACAGAAAGACCGAAGCAGTTTCCCTCCTGTTTTATAACGGATTGCTGACCATAGAAGGAGAGAGGTTTCAGGTATATGATTATGTGATACCAAATTATGTAATAAAAGTGATGTACTGGGAATATTTCAGATATCTTTTTGAGACGAGGCATAAGATACAATATGACAGTATACCAGTGAGAGATGCTTTGATTGAGATGTCGGAGTCAGGGAAGATTGACAAGCTGGTGGAGTATGTTCATTCAGTTCTGAAAAACCTCTCCAACCGCGATCTGCAGAAATTCAGCGAAAAGAACATCAAGATGATATTCATGACTCTCTTGATGGGAAACAACGCCTATTTTGTAAAGAGCGAACTGGAGAATAACGAAGGATATGCTGATTTAGTTTTACTCCCGACAAAGCTGAATCCCGGTAGGGACAATTTTCTGCTTGAACTAAAATATCTGAAGAAAAGCAGCAAGGAGAATCTTGAAATGGAGAAGATAAAAGCGGCTGAACAGGTTTCGAGGTATAAAGCGAAACTTGAAGCGGAGGGTATGATGTGTAAGGCATTTGCTATAGTGTTCACGGGGAAATCTGATTTTGCTGTGGTTGAGGGGGAATAA
- a CDS encoding thymidine kinase, giving the protein MMNEFPHMQPRESGWIEVVAGCMFSGKTEELIKRLRRAKIAKQRVLVFKPVIDNRYSEESIVSHSELSLPSVNINDINEVYDLVGDAQVVGIDEAQFFSGDLVKVCTDLANSGKRVVVAGLDQDYKGIPFDPMPELMAIAEFVTKPLAICVVCGSPASRTQRKTASGDRVLIGASDSYEARCRKCHYIPGDEEDPTLF; this is encoded by the coding sequence ATGATGAATGAATTCCCCCACATGCAACCAAGAGAATCCGGATGGATAGAAGTGGTTGCAGGTTGTATGTTCAGCGGAAAGACCGAAGAACTGATTAAGAGATTGCGAAGAGCAAAAATCGCGAAACAGCGGGTATTGGTCTTTAAGCCGGTGATCGACAACAGATACTCGGAGGAATCAATTGTTTCTCACAGTGAACTCTCGTTGCCATCAGTTAATATCAATGATATAAATGAAGTTTATGATCTTGTTGGAGATGCTCAGGTGGTAGGGATTGATGAGGCACAGTTTTTCAGTGGTGATTTGGTGAAGGTATGCACCGATCTGGCAAACAGCGGAAAGCGGGTCGTTGTCGCCGGGTTGGATCAGGACTATAAAGGCATTCCTTTCGACCCAATGCCGGAGCTTATGGCAATAGCTGAATTTGTTACTAAACCTTTGGCAATTTGCGTGGTTTGCGGAAGTCCTGCTTCGAGAACACAGCGAAAAACAGCCTCAGGTGACAGAGTTTTAATAGGTGCATCTGACAGTTATGAAGCCCGTTGCAGGAAATGTCATTACATCCCCGGTGATGAAGAGGATCCGACTCTTTTTTGA
- a CDS encoding TonB-dependent receptor, producing MKKLTALMILMQVMAIYAQSPQDSIVKTYNLGEIEITGFKIEEVPLPQNTKIDFRQLRNADALDLSQLQKNIPSGRIRTNSRGESILFLRGAGERQLGLFFDGVPFNVPWDNRFDLTFLPLDVIGEITVSQNAGSVLYGANVLGGAVNVNTYERSSDGSTGTVSLSGSNSETWSGSASYDLRYRNFNFLASASYLDSKGSIMPAGSPADIRNQDRDAKFITNTQRKRFSFYTRGELHFNENIKTGLSVNFVSGSKGVAPETHIATADARLWQYPDWQRLTVSSNSRFKISRRWDLTAVLWLDNFGQTIETFSDLNYNKVSETQKDKDLTLGGRLASTFRVNENHSFTGVLNFSATGHNEKITNASGVQTSDYDYSQSFLSTGIEYAFREESFSLLAGGLYDISMINKTGAFTQYGNTSANAPGFFFSGSYNISHEWEIFAGVTIRNRFPSLRESFSGALNRFKANPDLKPEKGTLTDFGVLFRRESILLKLSGFYNSYKDLVTQIRLTAAEDPQRRRMRVNLADATILGTEFVFDYRISRFLGIEGNLTWMKATGKADGVNEDKIDNKPELLGGININIKPFPRAGIALESEFTGKQVETNPAKPSEKIEIAGSAVFNIRLSYALITAGYSADIFFRVNNIFDHYRVYQLGLIEPGRNITGGISLRL from the coding sequence ATGAAAAAATTGACCGCATTAATGATTTTAATGCAGGTGATGGCGATTTATGCGCAATCGCCGCAGGATAGTATTGTGAAAACCTATAACCTTGGCGAAATTGAAATAACAGGCTTCAAGATAGAGGAAGTACCACTTCCCCAAAATACGAAGATAGATTTCAGACAATTGCGGAATGCAGATGCGCTTGACCTCTCTCAACTTCAAAAAAACATCCCCTCCGGAAGGATCAGAACGAACTCCCGTGGTGAGTCGATCCTCTTTTTACGGGGCGCAGGTGAGAGACAGCTTGGCCTCTTTTTTGACGGAGTACCATTCAATGTTCCCTGGGACAACAGGTTTGATCTAACATTTCTTCCTCTTGATGTGATCGGGGAGATAACAGTTAGCCAAAATGCCGGATCTGTTCTTTATGGTGCGAATGTTCTCGGTGGTGCCGTAAATGTGAACACATATGAAAGAAGTTCCGATGGCAGTACGGGAACTGTTTCGTTGAGTGGTTCAAATTCCGAGACATGGTCGGGATCTGCTTCTTATGATCTGAGGTACAGGAATTTTAATTTTTTAGCTTCGGCATCATATCTTGACTCGAAAGGGAGTATTATGCCTGCGGGCTCCCCGGCAGATATTCGTAATCAGGACAGGGATGCAAAATTCATCACCAACACACAGAGAAAGAGGTTCTCATTCTACACAAGAGGAGAACTGCATTTCAACGAGAACATCAAGACGGGGTTGTCTGTGAATTTTGTTTCGGGTTCGAAGGGTGTGGCTCCTGAGACTCATATTGCAACTGCTGATGCAAGATTGTGGCAATATCCTGACTGGCAGAGACTGACCGTTTCCTCCAACTCCCGGTTCAAAATATCGCGAAGGTGGGACCTGACGGCTGTGCTGTGGCTCGATAATTTTGGTCAGACCATTGAGACCTTCTCTGATTTGAACTACAACAAAGTCAGTGAGACCCAAAAGGATAAAGACCTGACTCTTGGCGGCAGACTGGCTTCCACTTTTCGTGTTAATGAGAATCACTCATTTACGGGTGTTTTGAATTTTTCTGCAACCGGGCATAACGAAAAAATAACGAATGCCTCAGGCGTTCAGACTTCTGACTACGATTATTCTCAAAGTTTCCTGAGTACCGGAATTGAATATGCCTTCAGGGAAGAGAGTTTTTCACTGTTGGCAGGCGGACTCTATGATATCAGTATGATAAACAAGACCGGTGCTTTCACCCAATATGGCAACACTTCTGCAAATGCTCCCGGATTCTTCTTCTCAGGTTCGTACAACATTTCTCACGAATGGGAAATTTTTGCGGGAGTGACAATAAGGAATCGATTCCCGTCGCTTCGGGAATCATTTTCAGGCGCCTTGAACAGATTTAAGGCAAACCCCGATCTGAAACCTGAAAAAGGGACTCTCACTGATTTCGGAGTGCTTTTCAGAAGGGAGTCAATCTTACTGAAGTTATCAGGATTCTACAACTCATATAAAGACCTTGTGACACAGATAAGACTGACTGCCGCAGAAGATCCTCAGAGAAGGAGAATGAGAGTCAATCTTGCTGACGCAACCATTCTTGGAACCGAGTTTGTCTTCGATTACAGAATTTCCCGCTTTCTCGGAATTGAAGGGAATCTCACCTGGATGAAAGCAACCGGCAAGGCTGATGGTGTGAATGAGGATAAAATTGATAACAAACCAGAATTGCTCGGCGGGATAAACATCAATATAAAGCCATTTCCGAGGGCAGGGATTGCTCTTGAATCTGAATTCACCGGCAAGCAGGTTGAAACAAACCCGGCAAAGCCTTCCGAAAAGATTGAAATCGCCGGATCCGCAGTTTTTAATATCAGGCTCTCTTATGCTCTAATCACTGCCGGTTATTCGGCTGATATCTTTTTCAGAGTGAATAACATCTTCGATCACTACCGGGTTTATCAACTTGGATTGATTGAACCGGGCAGGAATATTACCGGCGGGATTTCTCTCAGATTATAA
- a CDS encoding TIGR00366 family protein — MKLKVKVPNTLVLLTSLLVITAALTLVIPAGEYDRLVKEINGQSVNLVVPGSYKEITPVSQFNLNILLAPIKGFMAASEIIVFILFVGGAFYVFQKTQAIDAGIMALAKAHKRSNFVRKMLIPIFMVIFSLGGATFGMSEETIPFIMIFIPLALVLGYDTVTGVAIPFVAASTGFAAAFMNPFTIGVAQGIAGLPPMSGIGYRLIIWVICTSVSIFFVMRYAAKIKNEPKLSITYEQDIEKKKDLHFGELDNFKGIDKRHTAVLITFLLGIITVVFGVLNYGWYIKEICAVFLATGIITGIVGGLSADEISGAFVAGAKDLISTAFVVALSKALLIVASDGKIIDTILYAFSAPLDGLHPIGSSIVMLFVQKVIVFFVPSGSGQAALTMPVMAPLSDILGVSRQTAVLAFQFGEGFANMIIPTSAVTMGILTLAKIPYEKWAVWVLPLEIIFIILACILMIPPFFIWQ; from the coding sequence ATGAAGCTAAAAGTAAAAGTTCCAAACACCCTTGTTCTTCTGACTTCACTACTTGTGATTACAGCAGCGCTCACACTGGTGATTCCCGCCGGTGAATACGACAGACTTGTTAAAGAAATAAACGGTCAGTCGGTAAATCTTGTTGTGCCCGGTTCATACAAGGAAATAACCCCCGTGTCACAGTTCAATTTAAATATTCTCCTTGCACCCATAAAAGGATTTATGGCGGCATCCGAGATAATTGTATTTATTTTGTTCGTGGGGGGGGCTTTTTATGTTTTCCAGAAGACCCAGGCAATCGATGCCGGTATTATGGCGCTTGCAAAGGCACACAAACGATCGAATTTTGTAAGGAAGATGCTGATTCCCATTTTCATGGTGATTTTTTCGTTGGGGGGTGCCACTTTTGGCATGAGTGAGGAGACAATTCCATTTATTATGATATTTATTCCGCTTGCATTAGTTTTGGGATACGATACGGTTACCGGAGTGGCAATTCCATTTGTAGCCGCCTCCACAGGCTTTGCTGCTGCTTTCATGAATCCTTTTACCATTGGGGTTGCACAAGGGATTGCCGGACTGCCTCCAATGTCGGGGATTGGTTACCGCCTGATAATCTGGGTTATATGCACTTCTGTTTCAATATTTTTTGTGATGAGATATGCAGCAAAGATCAAAAACGAACCAAAGCTTAGCATAACCTACGAACAGGATATCGAAAAGAAAAAAGACCTCCATTTTGGAGAGCTTGATAATTTCAAAGGAATAGACAAAAGGCATACCGCTGTACTGATAACCTTTCTTCTCGGAATAATCACTGTTGTGTTCGGTGTGCTGAATTATGGCTGGTATATAAAAGAAATTTGTGCTGTTTTTCTGGCAACCGGCATAATTACAGGAATAGTCGGCGGACTCTCGGCTGATGAAATTTCAGGCGCTTTTGTCGCCGGAGCCAAGGACCTTATTTCGACCGCTTTTGTAGTTGCACTTTCAAAAGCACTTTTGATTGTCGCATCAGATGGAAAAATAATCGACACAATTTTATATGCGTTTTCAGCCCCCCTTGATGGCTTGCATCCAATCGGGTCTTCGATAGTGATGCTTTTTGTTCAGAAAGTGATTGTTTTCTTTGTGCCTTCGGGTTCGGGGCAGGCCGCTCTTACAATGCCTGTTATGGCTCCGTTAAGTGATATCCTTGGAGTTTCGAGGCAAACAGCGGTTTTGGCATTCCAGTTTGGTGAGGGATTTGCCAATATGATTATCCCTACATCAGCGGTAACGATGGGTATTTTAACCCTCGCAAAAATTCCTTATGAAAAATGGGCAGTTTGGGTGTTGCCACTTGAAATAATTTTCATAATTTTGGCATGTATTTTAATGATTCCTCCATTTTTTATCTGGCAATAA